TTTGTCGACGCAGACGCGGCGGGTGAATTCGATCATCATGAAGGCGAGCTGGGTCGCCATGCGGCCCTTCTGGTGCGATTTGCGCACCCCCATGAGCGGCACGCGCACACGGCTGGTAATGGGGCGGCGCAGGCGCCAGTGCAGCTTGGCCCAGCCGAAGGGCAGCAGCTTGCCATCGAGGTCGGCGATCAGTTCGTTGATGTCGGGGATGGTCAGCATGAAGGCGACCGCCTCGCCATCGACTTCGGCGATCTTGACGAGATCCTCGACGATGATCGGTTTCAATTTCTTGCCCGCATAAGCGATCTCGGCATCGGTCAGCGGGATATAGCCCCAATTGTCCGACCAGGCGTCGTTCAAGATATCGAGGATGATCGCGGCTTCCTCGTCGAATTTCGACTTGTCGACGTCGCGGATGCGGATGCGCGGGTTCTTCTCACCCAGCTGGATGAGCTTGTCGATTACCGGGATCATGTCGATGCGAATATCGAGCGCGAAGGTGTGGAGGTCCTTGACCTTGGTATAGCCCGCCGCCTCGACCCAGCCCTCGTAGGCGGGGCGATGATGGCCCATCATGACCATCGGC
The nucleotide sequence above comes from Sphingomicrobium arenosum. Encoded proteins:
- a CDS encoding N-acetyltransferase; protein product: MSNALRITPVEGRADLDAFVDLPWSIYADDPYWVPPLKAEVKALLNPRQNPWFGHGELQLFLARRGEEVVGRISAHIDHLWIERYPGQGHWGLFEAKDVEAAAALIAAAEDWLRAKGIGQAVGPFSLSIWDEPGLLIDGFEEKPMVMMGHHRPAYEGWVEAAGYTKVKDLHTFALDIRIDMIPVIDKLIQLGEKNPRIRIRDVDKSKFDEEAAIILDILNDAWSDNWGYIPLTDAEIAYAGKKLKPIIVEDLVKIAEVDGEAVAFMLTIPDINELIADLDGKLLPFGWAKLHWRLRRPITSRVRVPLMGVRKSHQKGRMATQLAFMMIEFTRRVCVDKYGINWGEFGWVLEDNQGMMSIAQLPGAGTNHTYRVYEKTL